A single window of Mustela erminea isolate mMusErm1 chromosome 4, mMusErm1.Pri, whole genome shotgun sequence DNA harbors:
- the TRIM15 gene encoding LOW QUALITY PROTEIN: tripartite motif-containing protein 15 (The sequence of the model RefSeq protein was modified relative to this genomic sequence to represent the inferred CDS: deleted 1 base in 1 codon), which produces MPSGPSREEHPHPARKGTLGDAVTRARGRTFCRLPLPPPSRMGAQLSCPALPCVPCKKEPIQPLMVPVPLGPLGETRCEEHGEKIYFFCETDAELLCVACRQGPSHRTHPVAVLDGTIQPYRDHLRSQSRAPCLEKSEMEATWRREDRKLQKLLTHIESKKQQVDAAFGKLQRELADQHSLLQARLRELELQTCMERDQYNSKFSEEITRLGAQELEEQSQQPASVLLQDVKADQSRYETRTFVSPETISPDLVKKIRDLHRKTLFLPEMLRTFSENLAHHLETDSGPAPPDPRALSRSRALTEGRKPATFIRDKQDLPHGPPRSEGVPAALGTPRLLLRAPPQILRI; this is translated from the exons ATGCCCTCTGGGCCTTCCCGTGAGGAGCACCCCCATCCAGCGCGCAAGGGAACCCTGGGGGATGCAGTAACCCGCGCCCGTGGACGCACCTTCTGc aggctgcccctccccccaccttcccggATGGGGGCCCAGCTCTCCTGCCCGGCGCTGCCTTGTGTACCCTGCAAGAAGGAGCCCATCCAGCCTCTCATGGTCCCGGTGCCCCTGGGCCCTCTGGGGGAGACGCGCTGTGAGGAGCACGGTGAGAAGATTTACTTCTTCTGCGAGACCGATGCTGAGTTGCTCTGTGTGGCCTGTCGGCAGGGTCCCTCCCACCGCACCCACCCTGTGGCCGTCCTCGACGGGACCATTCAGCCCTACCGG GACCATCTCCGGAGCCAGTCGAGAGCTCCGTGCCTGGAGAAGAGCGAGATGGAGGCCACATGGCGGCGGGAAGACAGGAAGCTCCAAAAGCTTCTG ACTCACATTGAAAGCAAGAAGCAGCAGGTGGACGCGGCGTTTGGGAAACTTCAGCGGGAGCTGGCAGACCAGCACAGTCTCCTGCAGGCCAGGTTGCGGGAGCTGGAGCTGCAGACCTGCATGGAGAGGGACCAGTACAACTCCAAGTTCTCCGAGGAGATCACCAGGCTCGGagcccaggagctggaggagcagaGTCAGCAGCCAGCCAGCGTCCTGCTGCAA GATGTCAAGGCCGACCAGAGCAG GTATGAGACAAGGACTTTTGTGAGTCCAGAGACAATTTCTCCAGACCTTGTCAAGAAGATCCGAGATCTCCACCGGAAAACACTCTTCCTCCCAGAGATGCTGAGGACCTTCTCAG aAAACCTGGCGCACCATCTGGAAACAGACTCAG GGCCCGCCCCGCCGGACCCGCGCGCCCTCAGCCGGAGCCGGGCCCTCACCGAGGGCAGGAAGCCGGCGACCTTCATCCGGGACAAGCAGGACCTGCCGCACGGGCCCCCGCGCTCCGAGGGTGTCCCGGCGGCGCTGGGCACCCCCCGGCTGCTTCTCAGGGCGCCACCGCAG ATATTAAGGATCtga
- the LOC116589264 gene encoding tripartite motif-containing protein 10-like, with the protein MAAAASVTSLADEVNCPICQGTLREPVTIDCGHNFCRGCLTRYCEIPGTDPGEALHGEALPCPLCKEPFRPGSFRPNWQLASVVESIEHLKLVSSPDSEAEDLCREHGEKIYFFCEDDETQLCVVCREAWEHRAHTVRFLDEAAGPYREQIQKCLECLRQEREEIHRIQSRENERIQVLLCQVATRRQKVVFEFAHLSQFLEEQQSVLLAQLEKLDGDILRQRDAFDVLVSEEICRFSSLISELEEKNGRRARELLTDIRSTLIRCETRKCRKPEAVSPELGQRIRDFPQQAVPLRREMEMFLEKLCCELDSEPADICLDPQTAHPKLLVSEDRRRAQFSYKWQSSPDSPQRFDRATCVLALGGFTAGRHTWLVKVDLAHGGSCTVGVVSEAVRRKGELRLRPEEGVWAVRLAWGFVSALGSFPTRLALQEQPRQVRVSLDYEVGWVTFANAVSQEPIYTFTASFTQKVFPFFGLWGRGSSFSVSS; encoded by the exons ATGGCCGCAGCCGCCTCCGTGACCAGCCTGGCGGACGAGGTCAACTGCCCCATCTGCCAGGGCACCCTGAGGGAGCCGGTCACCATCGACTGTGGCCACAACTTCTGCCGGGGCTGCCTCACACGCTACTGCGAGATCCCAGGCACAGACCCCGGGGAGGCCCTCCACGGGGAGGCCCTCCCTTGCCCCCTCTGCAAGGAGCCCTTCCGCCCGGGGAGCTTCCGGCCCAACTGGCAGTTGGCCAGCGTGGTGGAGAGCATCGAACACCTCAAGCTGGTGTCTTCGCCGGACTCGGAGGCAGAGGACCTCTGCAGGGAGCACGGGGAGAAGATCTACTTCTTCTGCGAGGACGATGAGACGCAGCTGTGCGTGGTGTGCCGGGAGGCCTGGGAGCACCGGGCCCACACCGTGCGCTTCCTGGACGAGGCAGCAGGGCCCTACAGG GAACAAATACAGAAGTGTCTTGAGTGTCTaagacaagagagagaggagattcACAGAATCCAGTCGCGGGAAAACGAAAGGATCCAAGTCCTCCTG TGTCAGGTCGCCACCAGGAGACAGAAAGTGGTCTTCGAGTTTGCACACCTGAGCCAGTTCCTGGAGGAGCAGCAGAGCGTCCTCCTGGCCCAGCTGGAGAAGCTGGATGGGGACATCCTGAGGCAACGGGACGCGTTCGATGTCCTGGTCAGCGAGGAGATCTGCCGGTTCAGCAGCCTGATCTCGGAGCTGGAGGAGAAGAACGGGAGGCGCGCCCGGGAGCTGCTGACG GACATCAGAAGTACTCTGATAAG ATGTGAAACCAGAAAGTGCCGGAAACCAGAGGCTGTGTCCCCTGAGCTGGGCCAGAGGATTCGGGACTTCCCCCAGCAGGCtgtcccactgaggagggagatggagatgTTTCTGG AGAAGCTGTGCTGTGAGCTGGATTCTGAGCCAG CGGACATCTGCCTGGACCCCCAGACCGCCCACCCCAAGCTCCTCGTATCTGAGGACCGGCGGCGCGCGCAGTTCTCCTACAAGTGGCAGAGCTCGCCAGACAGCCCCCAGCGCTTTGACCGGGCCACCTGTGTCCTGGCCCTCGGCGGCTTCACGGCGGGGAGACACACGTGGCTGGTGAAGGTGGACTTGGCGCACGGGGGCAGCTGCACGGTGGGCGTGGTGAGCGAGGCCGTGAGGCGGAAGGGCGAGCTGCGGCTGCGGCCAGAGGAGGGCGTGTGGGCCGTGAGGCTGGCCTGGGGCTTCGTGTCGGCGCTGGGCTCCTTCCCCACACGGCTGGCGCTGCAGGAGCAGCCCCGGCAGGTGCGCGTGTCCCTGGACTACGAGGTGGGCTGGGTGACCTTCGCCAACGCGGTCAGCCAGGAGCCCATCTACACCTTCACGGCCTCCTTCACCCAGAAGGTCTTTCCCTTCTTTGGGCTCTGGGGCCGAGGGTCCAGCTTCTCCGTGAGTTCCTGA
- the LOC116589268 gene encoding uncharacterized protein LOC116589268, which produces MDADGRSHTLPPWPPGSCSPGWARMPENVPFSPLPTRRRQSALRLRMSCLPGTLSSANTEGSGEDNRSGCESSAGAPRGTDQERFSEAGGCASGPSRDLRQVQTHGVRDWATALIADSGQLSDPGGPSHASSAAHGLSPSSRAFLSRWSVHRPLQNHAGEGGPVDRRTAWAMVPPWKDLEGERPAGALSAEGTPLFYPDPLLLPTAEASASGVLRRPLHRQPCSEEVLGDGVVGLCEVQAEAARESLQQEAPLRQRPDQPKNRPLLLDDMLILDLKLRQLMKQVGDFLDRNTPQNEEGLQQKRMLSPLLPSCVAATSCFLDRPGSPQPPPPPPNSPSFC; this is translated from the exons CCGCAGCCACACTCTGCCACCGTGGCCCCCGGGCTCCTGCAGTCCCGGGTGGGCGAGGATGCCCGAAAATGTCCCCTTCTCTCCGCTGCCCACCCGTCGGAGACAGTCAGCTTTGAGGCTGAGGATGTCTTGCCTTCCAGGCACTCTGAGCTCTGCAAATACAGAAGGCTCTGGAGAGGACAACAGAAGTGGCTGCGAATCGTCTGCTGGCGCCCCACGCGGGACAGATCAAGAGAGGTTTTCAGAGGCTGGAGGGTGTGCGTCGGGGCCCAGCAGAGACCTCCGCCAGGTGCAGACCCATGGGGTGCGTGACTGGGCCACGGCCCTGATCGCAGACAGTGGGCAGTTGTCGGACCCCGGGGGGCCGAGCCATGCCTCCTCTGCTGCCCATGGACTGTCCCCCTCCAGCAGGGCCTTCTTGTCCCGGTGGTCTGTGCACAGGCCCCTCCAGAACCACGCAGGAGAAGGGGGGCCTGTGGACAGGAGGACCGCCTGGGCCATGGTGCCTCCGTGGAAGGACCTCGAGGGAGAGCGCCCCGCAGGGGCCCTGAGCGCGGAGGGCACACCCCTCTTCTATCCCGACCCCCTGCTTCTGCCCACTGCCGAGGCCTCGGCCTCCGGAGTCCTCCGCCGCCCCCTGCACCGGCAGCCCTGTTCCGAGGAGGTTCTGGGAGACGGCGTGGTCGGCCTCTGTGAG GTTCAGGCGGAGGCTGCGCGGGAGAGCCTGCAGCAGGAAGCCCCCCTCAGGCAGCGGCCAGACCAGCCCAAGAACAGGCCGCTCCTGCTGGACGACATGCTGATCCTGGACTTGAAGCTCAGACAGCTCATGAAG CAGGTCGGCGACTTCCTGGACAG GAACACTCCGCAGAACGAAGAGGGCCTGCAGCAGAAGAGGATGCTGAGCCCCCTGCTGCCGTCCTGCGTGGCTGCCACCAGCTGTTTCCTGGACCGCCCAGgctcaccccaacccccacccccgcctcccaactccccctccttctgctaG